The following DNA comes from Flavisolibacter ginsenosidimutans.
TGCCGCCTTTGCACAGGGGGCGCAAACCTCGCCGGAGAAATATGCGGAGTTCATTCCGTTGTACCCGAAAGGCAAAATGCCGAACACAAAAGGCATGAATTTAAAAGACAGCATTGCGGCCGAACGCATCTATCGCGTGGGCACACCGGGCATGTATGCTTTCTTTCCGTCAGCCAGTGAAAACAAAGGCGCAGCGGTGGTGATTTGTCCGGGCGGCGGTTACGAACGGTTGGCTTACGTCATCAGCGGAACGCAGCTGGCAAAATGGTTTAACACGATGGGCATCAGTGCGTTTGTTTTGAACTACCGGCTGCCCAATTCGCCTGATTTGAAACAAAGAGAAATTGGTCCCTTGCAAGATGCACAACGGGCCATAAAGATCATTCGTGCAGGTGCGGGCAAGTGGGGACTAAAGGGAGATAAAATCGGCGTACAGGGTTCGTCTGCGGGTGGGCATTTGGCAAGTCTTGTCGGCACGGTTGACAAAGATTATTCGGCCATCGGTGATTCGCTAAACAACGTTTCGTTTCATCCAAATTTCATGATCCTTGTTTCGCCGGTAATTGACTTAGGAACCTA
Coding sequences within:
- a CDS encoding alpha/beta hydrolase, translated to MNSPYLYLKYLGVAFVLCFQLAAFAQGAQTSPEKYAEFIPLYPKGKMPNTKGMNLKDSIAAERIYRVGTPGMYAFFPSASENKGAAVVICPGGGYERLAYVISGTQLAKWFNTMGISAFVLNYRLPNSPDLKQREIGPLQDAQRAIKIIRAGAGKWGLKGDKIGVQGSSAGGHLASLVGTVDKDYSAIGDSLNNVSFHPNFMILVSPVIDLGTYAHAGSRKNLLGEKPSQELIDRYSTQNLVTATTPPAFMAGAFNDNAVPPMNSLLFYKSMLEHKVSCSLHVFPQGGHAIALRNNPAQPSNGQRCAKRG